In Peptostreptococcaceae bacterium, a genomic segment contains:
- a CDS encoding winged helix-turn-helix transcriptional regulator, producing the protein MTDTYFNKSAGIFKALAHPTRLKILHILEKEELCVCTIYEALDLEQSNVSQHLKVLRDKDILRTRREGPMIMYRISRPEILSMLGESESFLKGILNETFEELKGED; encoded by the coding sequence ATGACTGATACTTATTTCAACAAATCCGCCGGCATCTTCAAAGCGCTGGCACACCCAACACGGCTCAAGATTTTGCATATCCTTGAAAAGGAAGAGCTGTGTGTATGCACGATCTACGAGGCTCTTGATTTGGAACAGTCCAATGTCTCTCAACATCTTAAGGTGCTGCGGGACAAGGACATACTAAGAACACGCCGCGAAGGCCCAATGATAATGTACCGCATCAGCAGACCTGAAATACTCTCCATGCTTGGAGAATCGGAAAGCTTTCTCAAGGGAATTCTAAATGAAACCTTTGAGGAATTGAAAGGGGAAGACTAA